One window of Xanthomonas sp. 10-10 genomic DNA carries:
- a CDS encoding TonB-dependent receptor: MWYAPSLALVCGQACQVQAQDAALTLGKVQVSEHAQRTPSTARVLSSVDVIGGALLHDQHVDYSWELLMRAPGVQVTQFRMGTDAGRFSFRGFNGEGRINAVKLLIDGIPSNDNAGGMPYLDAVFAQDISAIEIVRGTNDARYGLNAIAGSVDVLTRTGGNDGRLSVTAGSFGAREVQLGKGWERGPWSQNYVLAWRDSDGYRDHADARKRSVAGKWFYTDPDGAFRAGLTTRYYDNHALEAGYLDAASARAAPRSSPAYAQDDRSERRVRQTALHADGTLGADAQWSAKAYQNGYRNQRWVRFSAAGLQQERDTAETHRGVLLHGNWQPGWGMWNAALEAGADAQWQDNRSQRYRTMARVRGAQLRDWNYDLHTRGAYVQAVLRPVDRLQLVPGYRIDRVDGTLHDVLAGVWAPTYDYGTIKQPKFSASYRVGEQGSVYANWGRTFQIGSGDGAYRRQPGNLGPSINDGWETGFKFAPSALLDGRVAYWEQRASGEVATILGVNGVAGIGDVANVGRTLRRGWDAQLNLQPAEHWRAWMSYSRQKASIATPDPSAPATRGKEIENVPHWLATAGLEWQVSAAVQLSAWGNAQGDYYLERSNTLGRTGGYALLNLGARWNVDARNALSVQLRNVTDRAYVYAWYDSGSSGYSPGDGRALSVSWDWSF, encoded by the coding sequence ATGTGGTACGCGCCGTCGTTGGCGCTGGTGTGCGGTCAGGCCTGCCAGGTACAGGCGCAGGATGCCGCGCTGACACTGGGTAAGGTGCAGGTGAGCGAGCACGCACAGCGCACGCCGAGTACGGCGCGCGTGCTGAGTTCGGTCGATGTGATCGGTGGTGCGCTGCTGCACGATCAGCACGTGGATTACAGCTGGGAACTGTTGATGCGCGCGCCCGGCGTGCAGGTGACCCAATTCCGTATGGGGACCGATGCAGGGCGGTTTTCGTTCCGCGGCTTCAACGGCGAGGGACGGATCAACGCGGTCAAACTGCTGATCGACGGCATCCCCAGCAACGATAACGCTGGTGGCATGCCGTATCTGGATGCGGTGTTTGCGCAGGACATCAGCGCCATCGAAATCGTGCGCGGCACCAACGATGCGCGGTACGGCCTGAACGCCATCGCCGGCAGCGTGGATGTGCTGACCCGCACCGGTGGCAACGATGGCCGCCTCAGCGTCACCGCCGGTAGCTTCGGTGCGCGCGAGGTGCAACTGGGCAAGGGCTGGGAGCGGGGCCCGTGGAGTCAGAACTATGTGCTGGCCTGGCGCGATTCCGATGGGTATCGCGATCACGCGGATGCGCGCAAACGCAGCGTGGCCGGCAAGTGGTTCTATACCGACCCGGATGGCGCCTTCCGTGCCGGGCTGACCACGCGCTACTACGACAACCACGCGCTGGAGGCGGGGTATTTGGATGCGGCCAGTGCGCGTGCGGCGCCGCGCAGTTCGCCTGCGTATGCGCAGGACGATCGCAGTGAACGCCGTGTGCGTCAGACCGCCTTGCACGCCGATGGCACGCTGGGTGCCGATGCGCAGTGGAGCGCCAAGGCCTACCAGAACGGCTACCGCAATCAACGCTGGGTACGGTTTTCCGCAGCCGGCCTGCAGCAGGAACGCGACACCGCTGAAACCCATCGCGGCGTACTGCTGCATGGCAACTGGCAGCCCGGCTGGGGCATGTGGAACGCGGCGCTGGAAGCCGGCGCCGATGCGCAGTGGCAAGACAACCGGTCGCAGCGCTACCGCACCATGGCACGCGTGCGCGGCGCACAACTGCGCGACTGGAACTACGATCTGCACACTCGCGGTGCCTATGTGCAGGCCGTGCTGCGCCCGGTCGACCGTTTGCAACTGGTGCCGGGGTATCGCATCGATCGTGTCGATGGAACTTTGCATGACGTGCTGGCCGGCGTGTGGGCGCCGACCTACGACTACGGCACCATCAAGCAGCCCAAGTTCAGCGCCAGCTATCGTGTTGGCGAACAGGGTAGCGTGTACGCCAACTGGGGACGCACCTTCCAGATCGGTAGCGGCGATGGTGCGTATCGTCGCCAGCCGGGCAATCTCGGGCCATCGATCAACGATGGCTGGGAAACCGGCTTCAAATTCGCGCCGTCGGCACTGCTGGATGGGCGGGTGGCGTATTGGGAACAACGCGCGTCCGGCGAGGTGGCCACCATTCTCGGCGTCAACGGCGTGGCCGGCATCGGTGATGTGGCCAATGTCGGCCGGACGCTGCGGCGCGGGTGGGATGCGCAACTGAATCTGCAACCGGCCGAACACTGGCGTGCGTGGATGTCGTATTCGCGTCAGAAGGCCAGCATCGCCACGCCCGACCCCAGCGCGCCGGCCACGCGCGGCAAGGAGATCGAAAACGTGCCGCACTGGCTGGCTACCGCCGGGCTGGAGTGGCAGGTGAGTGCAGCGGTGCAGCTCAGCGCCTGGGGCAACGCGCAGGGCGATTATTACCTGGAGCGCAGCAATACCCTGGGCCGCACCGGTGGCTATGCCTTGCTCAATCTTGGCGCGCGTTGGAACGTGGATGCGCGTAATGCACTCAGCGTGCAGCTACGCAATGTCACCGATCGCGCCTATGTGTATGCGTGGTACGACAGCGGCAGTTCCGGCTATTCGCCGGGCGATGGCCGCGCGCTGTCGGTGTCCTGGGATTGGAGCTTCTGA
- a CDS encoding DUF2946 family protein: protein MSSAHRHRLLHLLACLAVALMLVAPLISRWSQARAPEPMCMSGPAPAAAAVHAGHAPAQAHGAVPPDHAMAGAMHHAGDHDTALHGEACDYCMLAARLLPWLALLVLCLLPRRPVQMPLPATVRAWSALHWPALGARGPPLSA, encoded by the coding sequence ATGTCCTCGGCCCATCGCCATCGCCTGCTGCACCTGCTCGCCTGCCTGGCAGTGGCACTGATGCTGGTGGCGCCGTTGATCAGCCGCTGGAGCCAGGCACGCGCGCCCGAGCCGATGTGCATGAGCGGCCCGGCGCCTGCCGCTGCTGCAGTGCATGCGGGCCACGCGCCGGCGCAAGCGCACGGCGCGGTGCCGCCGGATCACGCCATGGCCGGCGCCATGCACCATGCCGGCGACCATGACACCGCGCTGCATGGCGAAGCCTGCGACTACTGCATGCTGGCCGCACGCCTGCTGCCCTGGCTGGCGCTGCTGGTGCTGTGTCTGCTGCCGCGACGCCCCGTGCAGATGCCGTTGCCGGCGACGGTGCGGGCATGGTCGGCCTTGCACTGGCCCGCGCTCGGAGCGCGTGGGCCACCGTTGTCCGCCTGA
- a CDS encoding GAF domain-containing sensor histidine kinase: MSTVLSDPAAEPLPCAPKPPSEALRLQALRSYGILDTPREAAFEDITRLASIICQTPIALISLVDADRQWFKSELGMGERQTPLFKSMCAHALLDSDVLVVPDTREDSRFSRNPLVTGEAPLYFYAGALLKTPDGLPLGTVCVLDRQPRKLTDEQVEALRALARQTMAQLELRRALLIAEESDRYRSRLMAIAGHDLKTPLRTAAYAIDKMRRHANVDSIPTLVTARDAISQVGRHLDELATLAAASKAAMPDMQPLQLEDVLHSVLGVWRQPAIDKCLALRHVPTSLRVVSHPTLLTTLIGNLVGNAIKYTERGRVLVGTRRRPGYAVVEIIDSGIGLNLEQPEQVFQAFRQADPRSDGLGIGLWIVHRTAETLGCEVTVRPRSEGGTCFSVRIPLA; the protein is encoded by the coding sequence ATGAGCACCGTCCTGTCCGATCCAGCGGCCGAGCCACTTCCCTGCGCGCCCAAGCCGCCCAGCGAGGCGCTGCGCCTCCAGGCGCTGCGCAGCTACGGCATCCTCGATACGCCGCGCGAGGCCGCCTTCGAGGACATTACCCGGCTGGCGTCGATCATCTGCCAGACCCCGATCGCCCTGATCAGCCTGGTGGATGCGGACCGCCAGTGGTTCAAGAGCGAGCTCGGGATGGGCGAGCGCCAGACGCCGCTGTTCAAGTCGATGTGCGCGCATGCGCTGCTCGACAGCGACGTACTGGTGGTGCCCGACACGCGCGAAGACAGCCGCTTTTCGCGCAACCCGCTGGTCACCGGCGAGGCGCCGCTGTACTTCTATGCCGGCGCGCTGTTGAAGACGCCGGACGGCCTGCCGCTGGGCACCGTCTGCGTGCTCGACCGGCAGCCGCGCAAGCTCACCGACGAACAGGTCGAAGCCCTGCGCGCGCTCGCACGCCAGACCATGGCGCAGCTGGAATTGCGCCGCGCGCTGCTGATCGCGGAAGAATCCGACCGCTACCGCAGCCGCCTGATGGCCATTGCCGGGCACGATCTGAAGACCCCGCTGCGCACGGCCGCCTATGCCATCGACAAGATGCGCCGGCATGCCAACGTCGATTCCATTCCGACCCTGGTGACGGCGCGCGATGCCATTAGCCAGGTCGGGCGCCACCTGGACGAGTTGGCCACGCTGGCAGCCGCCAGCAAGGCAGCCATGCCGGACATGCAGCCGCTGCAGCTGGAAGACGTGCTGCACTCGGTGCTGGGCGTCTGGCGCCAGCCGGCCATCGACAAGTGCCTGGCGCTGCGCCACGTGCCGACCTCGCTGCGCGTGGTCAGCCACCCCACCTTGCTGACCACCCTGATCGGCAACTTGGTCGGCAACGCCATCAAATACACCGAGCGTGGACGCGTGCTGGTCGGCACCCGCCGCCGGCCCGGTTATGCGGTGGTGGAGATCATCGACAGTGGCATCGGCTTGAATCTGGAACAGCCCGAGCAGGTCTTCCAGGCGTTTCGCCAGGCGGACCCGCGCAGCGATGGTCTGGGCATCGGGCTATGGATCGTGCACCGCACCGCCGAGACGCTGGGGTGCGAGGTGACGGTGCGGCCGCGGTCGGAAGGCGGCACCTGTTTTTCGGTACGCATTCCGCTGGCCTGA
- a CDS encoding LysR family transcriptional regulator: protein MTLTQLRYLVAIADAELNITLAAARVHATQPGLSKQLKQLEDELGFLLFVRKGRSLDAVTPAGVEVIERARAVLSEANNIRTYAANQRRESQGQLTLTTTHTQARFVLPPAVAQIKHAYPQVSVHLQQAAESAALDLLSQGDADIAVVSTAGGEPSAGIAVPLYRWRRLVIVPRGHALDTRVAPDMQALSGHPLISYESSTRPGSSLQRAFAQVGLEPSIALTALDADLIKTYVRAGLGVGLVAEMAVNANDEDLRAWPAPAPIAECIAWAVLPRDRVLRDYALDLVHVLAPQIDKRDLRRVLDGNQAPNWPLPPTWESLTQTITS, encoded by the coding sequence ATGACGCTGACCCAACTTCGCTACCTGGTGGCCATCGCCGATGCCGAGCTGAACATCACGCTGGCGGCCGCGCGCGTGCACGCCACCCAGCCCGGCCTGTCCAAGCAGCTCAAGCAGCTGGAAGACGAGCTGGGCTTCCTGTTGTTCGTGCGCAAGGGCCGCAGCCTGGACGCGGTGACGCCGGCCGGGGTGGAGGTCATCGAACGCGCACGTGCGGTGCTGTCGGAAGCCAACAACATCCGCACCTACGCGGCCAACCAGCGCCGCGAAAGCCAGGGCCAGTTGACCCTGACCACCACCCATACCCAGGCGCGCTTCGTGCTGCCGCCGGCGGTGGCGCAGATCAAGCACGCCTACCCGCAGGTGAGCGTGCATCTGCAGCAGGCGGCCGAAAGCGCGGCGCTGGACCTGCTCAGCCAGGGCGATGCCGATATCGCGGTGGTCAGCACCGCCGGCGGCGAGCCCAGTGCGGGCATCGCGGTGCCGCTGTATCGCTGGCGGCGACTGGTGATCGTGCCGCGCGGGCATGCGCTGGATACGCGGGTGGCGCCGGACATGCAGGCGCTGTCCGGGCACCCGCTGATCAGCTACGAATCGTCCACCCGGCCGGGCTCGTCGCTGCAGCGGGCGTTCGCGCAGGTCGGGCTGGAGCCGAGCATTGCGTTAACCGCGCTGGATGCGGACCTGATCAAGACCTATGTGCGCGCCGGGCTCGGCGTGGGGCTGGTGGCCGAAATGGCGGTCAACGCCAATGACGAAGACCTGCGCGCCTGGCCGGCGCCGGCGCCGATTGCCGAATGCATCGCCTGGGCGGTGCTGCCGCGCGACCGCGTGCTGCGCGATTACGCGCTGGATCTGGTGCATGTGCTGGCGCCGCAGATCGACAAGCGCGACCTGCGACGCGTGCTGGATGGCAACCAGGCGCCGAACTGGCCGCTGCCGCCGACCTGGGAATCGCTGACCCAGACCATCACCAGTTGA
- the cobA gene encoding uroporphyrinogen-III C-methyltransferase: MTSVFPLLADLRGRAVLVVGGGADAERATANLLQAGALPLVGAPQLTPQLQQWAQAGRIRWLPGHFEPAWLALPDSPVWLTIAASEQPHPNDALRAAASRHRLLTHNAAPTASATASAPSPAPQTGIAPLSPGSVTLVGAGPGDPGLLTRHAMRALRQAEVVLYDRLVSPQILQLARRDALCVEVGKAAQGHSTRQEQIHALMLEHARAGRRVVRLKGGDPFVFGRGGEELEFLRAHGIGFRVVPGITAALACAAYAGIPLTHRDHAQSLRLITAHCKDSLDTLDWQALGQERQTLAFYMGVAGLDGIQQRLLQAGRAPTTPFALVENGSRPQQRVITGTLATLASTARQLQVQAPALLILGEVTALAPALHWFGATPVSATLPHSPIATPDTPTLAHAA, encoded by the coding sequence GTGACCTCTGTGTTCCCGCTTCTTGCCGACCTGCGTGGCCGTGCCGTCCTGGTGGTCGGTGGCGGTGCCGATGCCGAACGCGCCACCGCCAACCTGCTGCAGGCCGGTGCGCTGCCGCTGGTCGGCGCCCCGCAACTGACCCCGCAGTTGCAGCAGTGGGCGCAGGCTGGGCGGATCCGGTGGCTGCCCGGCCACTTCGAGCCGGCCTGGCTGGCGCTGCCGGATTCCCCGGTCTGGCTCACCATCGCCGCCAGCGAGCAGCCGCACCCCAACGATGCCCTGCGCGCCGCAGCAAGCCGCCACCGCCTGTTGACCCACAATGCGGCACCTACCGCATCCGCAACTGCCTCGGCACCCTCCCCCGCGCCGCAGACCGGTATCGCCCCGCTCTCTCCCGGCAGCGTGACCCTGGTCGGTGCCGGCCCAGGCGACCCCGGCCTGCTCACGCGCCACGCCATGCGCGCACTGCGGCAGGCCGAGGTGGTGCTGTACGACCGCCTGGTCAGCCCCCAGATCCTGCAACTGGCCCGTCGCGATGCGTTGTGCGTGGAAGTCGGCAAGGCTGCGCAAGGCCATAGCACCCGCCAGGAACAGATCCATGCGCTGATGCTGGAACATGCCCGCGCCGGACGTCGGGTGGTGCGGCTCAAAGGTGGCGACCCGTTCGTGTTCGGCCGCGGCGGCGAAGAGCTGGAATTCCTGCGCGCGCATGGCATCGGCTTTCGGGTTGTCCCCGGCATCACCGCCGCCCTCGCCTGCGCCGCGTATGCCGGCATCCCGCTCACCCATCGCGATCACGCGCAGTCGCTGCGCCTGATCACCGCGCACTGCAAGGATTCGCTGGACACGCTGGACTGGCAGGCGCTGGGCCAGGAGCGCCAGACCCTGGCGTTCTACATGGGCGTGGCGGGCCTGGACGGCATCCAGCAGCGCCTGCTGCAGGCCGGCCGCGCGCCGACCACGCCATTCGCACTGGTGGAAAACGGCTCGCGCCCGCAGCAACGGGTGATCACCGGCACGCTCGCCACCCTGGCCAGCACCGCGCGGCAGTTGCAGGTGCAGGCGCCCGCCTTGTTGATCCTGGGCGAAGTGACCGCGCTGGCGCCAGCGCTGCACTGGTTTGGCGCCACGCCGGTGAGCGCGACGCTGCCACACTCACCCATCGCAACGCCCGACACGCCCACACTGGCCCACGCAGCCTGA
- the cysK gene encoding cysteine synthase A — protein MALYDNILDTIGRTPVVKLHRLAPGNVSLYVKVESFNPGGSVKDRLALAIILDAEQRGLLKPGDTIVEATSGNTGVALAMVAAARGYKFVATMVETFSIERRKLMRAYGAKVILTPAAERGSGMVRKAKELAEQHGWFLASQFANPANPAYHRNTTAAEILRDFAGHRLDHFVTGWGTGGTLTGVGEVLRVARPEVRITASEPAGAALLQGQDWKPHKIQGWTPDFVPDVLNREVAHDVLSVEDTDAITIARRLAAEEGIFTGISGGATVATALRVAESAAPGAVILAMLPDTGERYFSTPLFADINEGSDDDWLAGLP, from the coding sequence ATGGCCCTGTACGACAACATCCTCGACACCATCGGCCGCACCCCGGTGGTCAAACTCCACCGCCTCGCCCCGGGCAACGTGTCCCTGTACGTCAAGGTGGAATCGTTCAACCCCGGCGGCTCGGTCAAGGACCGCCTGGCATTGGCGATCATCCTGGACGCCGAGCAGCGCGGCCTGCTCAAGCCCGGCGACACCATTGTCGAAGCCACCTCCGGCAACACCGGCGTGGCGCTGGCCATGGTCGCCGCCGCACGCGGCTACAAGTTCGTCGCCACCATGGTGGAAACCTTCTCCATCGAGCGCCGCAAGCTGATGCGCGCCTACGGTGCCAAGGTCATCCTGACCCCGGCCGCCGAGCGCGGCAGCGGCATGGTGCGCAAGGCCAAGGAACTGGCCGAGCAACATGGCTGGTTCCTGGCCAGCCAGTTCGCCAACCCGGCCAACCCGGCCTACCACCGCAACACCACCGCCGCCGAAATCCTGCGCGACTTCGCCGGCCACCGGCTGGACCATTTCGTCACCGGCTGGGGCACCGGCGGCACGCTCACCGGCGTGGGCGAAGTGCTGCGCGTGGCGCGCCCGGAAGTGCGCATCACCGCCAGCGAACCGGCCGGTGCGGCGTTACTGCAAGGCCAGGACTGGAAACCGCACAAGATCCAGGGCTGGACCCCCGACTTCGTGCCCGACGTGCTCAATCGCGAGGTTGCGCACGACGTGCTGAGCGTGGAAGACACCGACGCGATCACCATCGCACGCCGGCTGGCCGCCGAAGAAGGCATCTTCACCGGCATCTCCGGCGGCGCCACTGTCGCCACTGCGTTACGCGTGGCCGAATCCGCCGCTCCAGGCGCGGTGATCCTGGCGATGCTGCCCGACACCGGCGAGCGCTACTTCTCCACCCCGCTGTTTGCCGACATCAACGAAGGCTCGGACGACGACTGGCTGGCTGGCCTGCCCTGA
- a CDS encoding isoprenylcysteine carboxylmethyltransferase family protein, producing MSKQSYGHGGTRNARAPWLVMITSPVHFAVTLALGAWLQRRFDLPLPPPELLAWIELLGGIVACLGLALAVNCFVLFARRRTTILPSGQPSRLVLTGPYRFTRNPMYLALILSYLGLTVQMGYLWGVLLLPLPWLGLQFYLIPFEEGRLHAEFGRAYSEYRTRVRRWL from the coding sequence GTGAGCAAGCAATCGTACGGACACGGCGGCACGCGCAACGCACGCGCGCCGTGGCTGGTGATGATCACCTCGCCCGTGCACTTCGCTGTGACGCTGGCCCTGGGTGCCTGGCTGCAGCGGCGGTTCGACCTGCCGTTGCCGCCGCCGGAGCTGTTGGCCTGGATCGAACTGCTCGGCGGCATCGTTGCCTGCCTGGGACTTGCACTGGCGGTGAACTGCTTTGTGCTGTTTGCGCGCCGTCGCACCACCATCCTGCCGAGCGGCCAGCCCTCGCGGCTGGTGCTCACCGGGCCATACCGCTTCACCCGTAACCCGATGTATCTGGCCCTGATCCTCAGCTATCTGGGCCTGACCGTGCAGATGGGATATCTGTGGGGCGTGCTGTTGTTGCCGCTACCGTGGCTGGGGCTGCAGTTCTATCTGATCCCGTTCGAAGAAGGCCGCTTGCACGCCGAATTCGGCCGTGCCTACAGCGAGTACCGCACGCGCGTGCGCCGCTGGCTCTGA
- a CDS encoding O-acetyl-ADP-ribose deacetylase, whose translation MRIEVWQGDITELDVDVIVNAANESLLGGGGVDGAIHRAAGPRLLQACEALPQVRPGVRCPTGEIRITDGFDLKARHVFHTVGPVWRDGKHNEPEQLANCYWQSLKLAEQMMLHSIAFPAISCGIYGYPLYQAARIAVTETRDWQRSHKVPKHIVLVAYNEATYKAYQQALATQDTAAA comes from the coding sequence ATGAGAATCGAAGTCTGGCAAGGCGACATCACCGAACTGGACGTTGACGTCATCGTCAACGCCGCAAACGAATCACTGCTGGGCGGTGGTGGCGTCGATGGCGCCATCCACCGTGCTGCCGGCCCGCGCCTGCTGCAAGCCTGCGAGGCGTTGCCGCAGGTGCGCCCGGGCGTGCGCTGCCCCACCGGCGAAATCCGCATCACCGACGGGTTCGACCTGAAGGCGCGCCACGTATTTCATACGGTCGGGCCGGTATGGCGCGACGGCAAGCACAACGAGCCGGAGCAGCTGGCCAACTGCTACTGGCAGTCGCTCAAGCTTGCCGAGCAGATGATGCTGCATTCGATTGCGTTCCCGGCCATCAGCTGCGGCATCTACGGCTATCCGCTATACCAGGCTGCACGGATTGCGGTCACTGAAACGCGCGACTGGCAGCGCTCGCACAAGGTGCCCAAGCACATCGTGCTGGTGGCCTATAACGAGGCAACCTACAAGGCATATCAGCAGGCACTGGCAACGCAGGACACCGCCGCTGCCTGA
- a CDS encoding class I fructose-bisphosphate aldolase has protein sequence MSIEQLAETAQAMVAPGKGIIAIDESTSTIAKRFASVGIENIEENRRAYRELLLTTPKLSDYISGAILFDETIRQKTKDGVPFAKYMAEHGIIPGIKVDKGAQPLAGMPGELVTEGLDGLRARLEEYYTLGARFAKWRAVINIGEDIPSGTCIEANSHALARYAALCQEQGLVPMVEPEVIMDGNHDIETCYEVTEATLRSLFGALYEQNVVLEGTILKASMVISGKGCEEQASVEEVAESTVMCLKSTVPAILPGIVFLSGGQTDEQSTAHLNEMHQLGNLPWPLSFSYGRAMQQAALKLWAKDMTGNFAKAQQIIYERAKENGLAALGKWKG, from the coding sequence ATGAGCATCGAACAGCTTGCCGAAACCGCCCAGGCCATGGTCGCCCCGGGCAAGGGCATCATCGCCATCGACGAATCGACCAGCACGATCGCCAAGCGTTTTGCCAGCGTCGGCATCGAGAATATCGAAGAAAACCGTCGCGCCTACCGCGAACTGCTGCTGACCACTCCCAAGCTGAGCGATTACATCTCCGGCGCCATCCTGTTCGACGAGACCATTCGTCAGAAGACCAAGGACGGCGTGCCGTTCGCCAAGTACATGGCCGAGCACGGCATCATCCCGGGCATCAAGGTCGACAAGGGCGCGCAGCCGCTGGCCGGCATGCCGGGCGAACTGGTCACCGAAGGTCTGGACGGCCTGCGCGCGCGTCTGGAGGAGTACTACACGTTGGGCGCGCGTTTCGCCAAGTGGCGTGCGGTCATCAACATCGGCGAAGACATCCCGTCCGGCACCTGCATCGAGGCCAACTCGCATGCGCTGGCGCGTTATGCGGCGCTGTGCCAGGAGCAGGGCCTGGTGCCGATGGTCGAGCCGGAAGTGATCATGGACGGCAACCACGACATCGAGACCTGCTACGAAGTGACCGAAGCCACGCTGCGTTCGCTGTTCGGCGCGCTGTACGAGCAGAACGTCGTGCTCGAAGGCACCATCCTGAAGGCTTCGATGGTCATCTCCGGCAAGGGCTGCGAAGAGCAGGCCAGCGTGGAGGAAGTGGCCGAGTCCACCGTGATGTGCCTGAAGTCGACCGTGCCGGCGATCCTGCCGGGCATCGTGTTCCTGTCCGGCGGCCAGACCGACGAGCAATCCACCGCGCACCTCAACGAAATGCACCAGCTCGGCAACCTGCCGTGGCCGCTGAGCTTCTCCTACGGCCGCGCGATGCAGCAGGCTGCGCTGAAGCTGTGGGCCAAGGACATGACCGGCAACTTCGCCAAGGCGCAGCAGATCATCTATGAGCGCGCCAAGGAAAATGGCCTGGCGGCGCTGGGCAAGTGGAAGGGCTGA
- the pyk gene encoding pyruvate kinase yields MKERQRRTKILATLGPATDAPGVLDALFKAGVNVVRLNFSHGDPSGQAKRAAEVRAAAARAGAEVGILADLPGPKIRIERFAEGKIKLTMGERFDLVADANAPAGDQHQVGVSYLGLPQDVVAGDVLLLDDGLVQLQVTDVQGARIVTTVLNDGMLSDRKGLNKQGGGLSLGALTERDKELIGIVAKIGVDFIAVSFCRNAQDMHDARQIAQQHGCDAQLVSKIERTEAIENLVEIVEASDVVMVARGDLGVEIGDAELPGLQKKIIRESLAQNKVVITATQMLQSMVESPIPTRAEVLDVANAVIDGTDAVMLSAETAAGAYPVRAVEAMARICLGAEHQFEFDTDFEAAQRNLQRADQAIAMATMFLSEHIGLGGVVALTESGGTPRFLSRFRSNMPIYAFTRHDGARRQMAMMRGVFPISFDSRGLTPREAARAAIRLLVENERMGPGDRVVFTSGEHMEMHGATNTLRLLEVGEDGRATGLGEL; encoded by the coding sequence ATGAAAGAACGTCAACGCCGCACCAAGATCCTCGCCACCCTCGGACCGGCAACGGACGCGCCCGGTGTGCTGGACGCTTTGTTCAAGGCGGGCGTCAACGTGGTGCGCCTCAACTTCAGCCACGGCGATCCGTCCGGCCAGGCCAAGCGCGCCGCCGAAGTGCGCGCCGCCGCTGCGCGCGCCGGTGCCGAAGTGGGCATCCTGGCCGACCTGCCGGGCCCGAAGATCCGTATCGAACGCTTTGCCGAGGGCAAGATCAAGCTGACCATGGGCGAGCGCTTCGACCTGGTGGCCGATGCCAATGCGCCGGCCGGCGACCAGCACCAGGTGGGCGTGAGCTACCTGGGTCTGCCGCAGGACGTGGTGGCCGGCGACGTGCTGCTGCTCGACGATGGCCTGGTGCAGCTGCAGGTCACCGACGTGCAGGGCGCGCGCATCGTCACCACCGTGCTCAATGACGGCATGCTGTCCGACCGCAAGGGCTTGAACAAGCAGGGCGGCGGTCTGTCGCTGGGTGCGCTGACCGAGCGCGACAAGGAGCTGATCGGCATCGTCGCCAAGATCGGCGTGGACTTCATCGCGGTATCGTTCTGCCGCAATGCGCAGGACATGCACGACGCGCGTCAGATTGCCCAGCAGCACGGCTGCGATGCGCAGCTGGTGTCCAAGATCGAGCGCACCGAAGCGATCGAGAACCTGGTCGAAATCGTCGAAGCCTCCGACGTGGTGATGGTGGCGCGCGGCGATCTGGGCGTGGAAATCGGCGATGCCGAATTGCCGGGCCTGCAGAAGAAGATCATTCGCGAGTCGCTGGCGCAGAACAAGGTGGTGATCACCGCCACGCAGATGCTGCAGTCGATGGTCGAAAGCCCGATCCCGACCCGCGCCGAAGTGCTGGACGTAGCCAATGCGGTCATCGACGGTACCGATGCGGTGATGTTGTCTGCCGAGACTGCCGCCGGTGCCTATCCGGTCCGCGCGGTGGAAGCGATGGCACGCATCTGTCTCGGCGCCGAGCACCAGTTCGAATTCGATACCGACTTCGAAGCGGCGCAACGCAATCTGCAGCGCGCCGACCAGGCGATCGCGATGGCGACCATGTTCCTGTCCGAGCACATCGGTCTGGGCGGCGTGGTGGCGTTGACCGAATCCGGCGGCACGCCGCGCTTCCTGTCGCGCTTCCGCTCCAACATGCCGATCTACGCCTTCACCCGTCACGATGGCGCGCGTCGTCAGATGGCGATGATGCGCGGCGTGTTCCCGATCAGCTTCGACAGTCGCGGCCTGACCCCGCGCGAAGCCGCCCGCGCGGCGATCCGCCTGCTGGTGGAAAACGAGCGCATGGGCCCGGGCGACCGCGTGGTGTTCACCAGCGGCGAGCACATGGAAATGCACGGCGCCACCAACACGCTGCGTCTGCTGGAAGTGGGCGAAGACGGCCGCGCGACCGGCCTGGGCGAGCTGTAA